One Spinacia oleracea cultivar Varoflay chromosome 4, BTI_SOV_V1, whole genome shotgun sequence DNA segment encodes these proteins:
- the LOC110792432 gene encoding trihydrophobin — MQQQFQAPPSAQGYPQGPQPYHYPPPPSNYYPHHPSPYYHYPSVSPYGGGGFGFPAGSSFNSGGNTNGSGTQTNGDVKVGNSKEKSGGVDIGKIGGNHGNQGGQQVSGDVKAGNIGC; from the coding sequence ATGCAACAACAATTTCAAGCTCCTCCATCAGCTCAAGGATATCCTCAAGGACCTCAACCATACCATTATCCTCCTCCTCCAAGTAATTATTACCCACATCACCCTTCACCTTATTATCATTACCCTTCAGTTTCTCCATATGGTGGTGGTGGCTTTGGTTTTCCTGCCGGTAGTTCATTCAACTCCGGTGGCAACACCAATGGATCCGGTACACAGACGAATGGAGACGTCAAAGTCGGAAACAGTAAGGAGAAATCCGGAGGTGTTGACATTGGTAAGATTGGTGGAAACCATGGCAACCAAGGTGGGCAACAAGTTTCCGGGGATGTTAAGGCAGGCAACATTGGGTGTTGA